Proteins found in one Stigmatopora nigra isolate UIUO_SnigA chromosome 15, RoL_Snig_1.1, whole genome shotgun sequence genomic segment:
- the ccdc134 gene encoding coiled-coil domain-containing protein 134, with translation MWSLCTTFLALAALTAVTSGDTDEQRPRRDSNLEIYKRMFETKRKDQLNALKNLVELNDINQQYKIIDIMLKGLFKVLEDSKQILVSANMLPDDPFPLDDKVKEAYSHIVENTAFFGDVALRFPRIVHHYFDRNTDWGGLLRWGLNFCNQTGVFTGGAHQHVLTLMSQELGITEKAPDFINPYRTERDDMLHTAEAFQKILREEEKRRRKEEKRKEIRKGPRISRSRSEL, from the exons ATGTGGAGTTTATGCACAACATTTCTGGCGCTGGCCGCCTTGACTGCCGTCACCTCGGGAGATACTGACGAACAGCGGCCCAGACGTGACTCAAACTTGGAAATCT ATAAGCGTATGTTCGAAACCAAGAGGAAAGATCAGCTCAATGCATTGAAGAATCTAGTTGAACTCAATGATATTAACCAGCAATATAAGATAATCGACATCATGCTCAAAGGTCTCTTTAAG GTCTTGGAAGACTCCAAACAAATCTTGGTCTCAGCGAACATGCTGCCTGACGACCCGTTTCCTCTGGATGATAAAGTCAAAGAAG CCTATTCCCACATAGTGGAAAACACTGCATTTTTCGGCGATGTGGCATTGCGTTTTCCACGGATTGTCCACCATTACTTTGACCGCAACACGGATTGGGGAGGTCTGCTGCGCTGGGGACTGAATTTTTGTAACCAGACAGGAGTTTTCACAGGAGGAGCTCACCAACATGTCCTCACACTG ATGTCACAGGAACTAGGAATAACAGAGAAGGCTCCAGATTTCATCAACCCATATCGGACTGAAAGAGACGAT ATGCTTCACACGGCTGAGGCCTTCCAGAAAATCCTGCGTGAGGaagaaaagaggaggaggaaagagGAGAAGAGGAAAGAAATTCGGAAAGGTCCTCGCATATCTCGCTCTCGTAGCGAGCTATAG